In Alphaproteobacteria bacterium, one genomic interval encodes:
- the gcvT gene encoding glycine cleavage system aminomethyltransferase GcvT, with protein sequence MNRTSLYSLHLESQAKMVDFTGYEMPLFYELGIVKEHLWVRNSCGIFDVSHMGQIIISGERVEELLSNITPTNFYDNALNKAKYTTLLNDKCTIIDDIIASKIDEGKYFIVVNAARKALDIKWLQKQITNYDCKLEILDSVSLIAVQGKSAVNVLQKIIAKNIADIPYMNIKSSKYRDEHIFISRTGYTGEDGFEISITDNLAPILWKELLEYEEVKPIGLGARDSLRLEMGYPLYGHELSEEINLGETTLKWIISSNENFIGKDNLISKPTKRRVGLKLLDKGIARDNMLIKNCDNEEIGVLTSAGYSPTIDSSIGQARIEIDYAKAGTIVFVEIRGKLKKAEITKTSIIVNNTKK encoded by the coding sequence ATGAATAGGACATCTTTATACAGTTTGCATTTAGAATCCCAAGCAAAAATGGTTGACTTTACCGGCTATGAGATGCCACTATTCTATGAACTAGGGATAGTAAAAGAGCATTTATGGGTTAGAAATTCATGTGGTATTTTTGATGTATCGCATATGGGTCAGATTATTATTTCTGGCGAAAGAGTGGAGGAGTTATTATCAAATATAACTCCAACCAACTTTTATGATAATGCTTTAAACAAAGCAAAATATACAACTTTACTAAATGATAAATGCACTATTATAGATGATATAATTGCAAGCAAAATAGATGAGGGAAAATATTTTATAGTTGTAAATGCGGCTAGGAAAGCTCTAGATATTAAATGGCTACAAAAACAAATAACTAACTACGATTGTAAATTAGAAATCTTAGACTCTGTTTCTTTAATAGCGGTTCAAGGTAAGAGCGCCGTTAATGTTCTGCAGAAGATCATAGCGAAAAATATAGCAGACATACCATATATGAATATTAAGAGTTCTAAATATAGGGATGAGCATATTTTTATATCTAGAACAGGTTATACAGGCGAAGATGGTTTTGAGATTAGCATAACTGATAATTTAGCACCAATATTGTGGAAAGAATTATTAGAATATGAAGAAGTTAAGCCTATAGGTTTAGGAGCAAGAGACTCTTTGCGCTTAGAAATGGGCTATCCATTATATGGCCATGAGTTAAGTGAAGAAATTAATCTAGGTGAAACTACACTTAAATGGATTATATCAAGCAATGAGAATTTTATTGGTAAAGATAATTTAATTAGCAAACCTACAAAAAGAAGAGTAGGGCTTAAGCTACTAGATAAAGGTATAGCTCGCGACAATATGTTGATAAAAAATTGTGATAATGAGGAGATTGGAGTTTTAACTAGTGCAGGTTACTCTCCAACCATAGATTCCTCTATTGGGCAAGCACGCATAGAAATTGATTATGCAAAAGCTGGCACAATAGTTTTTGTAGAAATTAGAGGAAAGCTTAAAAAAGCTGAAATAACAAAAACTTCAATTATAGTAAATAACACAAAAAAATAG